One window of the Vicia villosa cultivar HV-30 ecotype Madison, WI unplaced genomic scaffold, Vvil1.0 ctg.000892F_1_1, whole genome shotgun sequence genome contains the following:
- the LOC131631964 gene encoding uncharacterized protein LOC131631964 — protein sequence MQGMQGQQPTAPAPTPQVAAGPDFLAFFRMDPPEFLGGLDPILAHDWLYGKEMIFEAIQCTEEEKVVFAAQKLKGPARRWWNTKFMYFTNQGIPKDWKHFKTDFLEKYYPNSVRALKDREFQSFKEGNMSVSEYAEKFEDMAAYSRQAAYAPDELWKID from the coding sequence atgcaaggcatgcaagGACAACAACCAACCGCTCCCGCTCCTACTCCTCAGGTTGCAGCAGGGCCTGATTTTCTTGCCTTCTTTCGGATGGATCCGCCAGAGTTCTTGGGTGGCTTAGATCCCATACTTGCTCATGATTGGTTATATGGTAAGGAGATGATATTTGAGGCTATCCAGTGTACTGAGGAAGAGAAGGTGGTTTTTGCTGCTCAGAAATTGAAGGGGCCGGCACGTAGATGGTGGAATACGAAATTTATGTATTTCACTAATCAAGGAATTCCCAAGGATTGGAAACACTTTAAAACGGATTTCTTGGAGAAGTACTATCCCAATAGTGTGCGTGCTTTGAAGGATCGTGAATTTCAATCCTTCAAGGAAGGCAACATGTCAGTGTCTGAGTATGCTGAGAAATTCGAAGACATGGCTGCCTATTCAAGACAAGCTGCTTATGCACCAGATGAGTTATGGAAGATTGATTAG
- the LOC131631965 gene encoding uncharacterized protein LOC131631965, whose translation MGLNADIVHSVSQREFTTYGECLRQCYVAENTLKRVQEEKEQNKPVRRDQGRSGQHLKPRNSPAMKKPVYEDRFYQPPQCGKCNRKHFGHCRTDARVYFRCHQPGHIARDYYGATHSFISYHCVRSLGFETCLLPNPMVMSSATDNVVEARDVCKESSITFNDRRFLIELICLPLKKIDVVLGMDWLSANSVCISCKEKAIFIPVEETTSTDAIEHLLEGTVNMINYLFAQEKSFLLVLTSDSKDKKSVLEIPVVCEFSDLFAKFSKCEFWMSEVKFLGHVISGGGVVVDPSKVEAVINWGRPKNATKVRSFLGLAGYYRRFIMGFSKCALPLTRLTRKEVSFIWNSECEKSFQKLKEKLTTIQVLVIPDPN comes from the exons ATGGGGCTGAATGCCGATATTGTGCATAGTGTGTCTCAAAGGGAGTTTACCACTTATGGTGAGTGTTTGAGGCAATGTTATGTTGCTGAGAACACATTGAAGAGGGTTCAAGAAGAGAAAGAGCAGAACAAGCCGGTTCGTAGGGATCAAGGAAGGTCGGGACAACATTTGAAACCCCGCAATTCTCCAGCTATGAAGAAACCAGTTTACGAGGATCGCTTTTATCAACCTCCACAATGTGGCAAGTGCAATAGGAAACATTTTGGGCATTGTAGAACGGATGCTAGGGTCTATTTTAGGTGTCATCAGCCAGGACATATTGCGAGAGATT ATTATGGAGCGACACATTCTTTTATCTCTTATCATTGTGTGCGGAGCCTTGGTTTTGAGACATGTCTTCTTCCAAATCCTATGGTTATGTCTTCGGCTACTGACAACGTAGTAGAAGCTCGAGACGTTTGCAAGGAGAGTTCTATTACCTTCAATGATCGCAGATTCTTGATTGAACTTATCTGTCTACCGCTTAAGAAGATCGATGTAGTGCTGGGAATGGACTGGTTGTCAGCTAACTCGGTGTGCATTAGTTGTAAAGAGAAGGCTATCTTCATTCCTGTTGAGGAGACTACATCAACCGATGCCATTGAACATCTTCTTGAAGGTACAGTTAACATGATCAATTACCTTTTTGCTCAAGAGAAGTCTTTCCTTTTGGTTCTTACATCAGACtccaaggacaagaagagtgTATTGGAGATTCCGGTTGTGTGTGAATTTTCCGAt TTATTTGCGAAGTTTAgcaagtgtgagttctggatgTCTGAAGTCAAGTTTCTTGGACATGTCATATCTGGCGGCGGTGTAGTTGTAGACCCTTCAAAGGTAGAAGCAGTAATAAATTGGGGACGACCCAAGAATGCAACCAaggtccgtagtttccttggATTGGCAGGTTACTATCGAAGGTTCATTATGGGATTTTCCAAGTGTGCATTACCTTTGACCAGGCTTACAAGGAAGGAGGTTTCGTTTATTTGGAATTCAGAATGTGagaagagttttcagaaactcaagGAGAAGCTAACTACAATTCAAGTGTTAGTGATCCCAGATCCAAACTGA